CGCCATAATCCGAACCCTCTGTCCTGATTCCGTATCCATTTTCGGCCAACGAGCCCGGTAGATTTATCTCCCCCGACAGTTTATAAGACGACGCTGTATCCAAAACAGGCTTTTCCAGCTGGACTTGCCAATCTCCCGAAAGGTTAATAGTGTCTTGGGCCATAGCCGGAAAACCTGTAACAAACAGATACACCGTCACTAACCAAAATACCCGTATACATTTTCTATAGTCAATCATCTCAAAAACACTTAAAAAATAAAACAGGAAGGACACCCCTGCGTCCTTTTGAAATGTCTGGCCTAAGGATCCTACCACAACCTCAAGCTCATTCGTTTTCCGTTTTTCAAAGTACAAGCTTTCCATGAAAACGAAACATAGCCGATTTATCGAAATACATGGACAATCTTATTGCAAAGCATTAAAGGCAAAAAAGAAATTCAAGTCCCTGAAAACGGATCATCGCTTATCAAGCCGTTTTTCAAACAATAATGTCTCCTAATCTTTTTTCTCTACCTTTATGCTTCTCAACAAATGCCCATGAGGCTACCTGAGGGCTTTTTATATTAAAAAAAGGAAAAGGTCACTAATAATCATCGTTATGATGAAACGTGAAGGCTTCGAAGGCCAAAGAGCTATCATACTGCCTGACTCTGTGATAGAAGAGTTACAGGACAATCCTTTGACCAGAAGCATATATTTAACAGATATCGGGTATTATCCCAGAGCGAAGTTTCATTACAGAATTCGTGAAAAAGGTTGCGGGCAGTACATCCTGATCCATTGTGTGCATGGCGAGGGGTGGTTTTCGGTAAATGGAGTTCGGTCTCAAATTTCCTCAGGGCAATATTTTATAGTGCCAAGAGGGGAAGCGCATGCCTACGGTGCATCCGAACACCGGCCTTGGACCATCTATTGGGTACACTTTACAGGAGATTTGGCCCATCATTTCGGCCAAAGGTCAGGTAGGGTTTTGCCGGCGCCTCCCGTCGCCACTATGGGAACGGACGAACGCTTACGCCTTTTTGAAGAAGTATTCCGTAATCTGGAGATGGGTTATAGCCTTGACAATCTCAATTACGCCAATATTTGCCTTCAACACTTTTTGGCCTCATACCGCTACTCCAGCCAATTTCAGAAGGCCCAAGCCGATAATGGAGAGAACATGACCGATAAGGTGATTCGCCATATGAAAGAAGTCTTGCCCGAAAGCGTCTCTTTGGATGATTTGGCTCACCTTTCGGGCCTGTCCAGCTCGCATTTTTCTTTGGTTTTTCGCAAAAAAACAGGACGCTCGCCGATGGATTATCTGGCAAATCTGCGTATTCAGAAAGCTTGCCAGCTACTGGACCATACCGACAAGAAAATCAAGGAAATAGCCATGGCCGTCGGATATCCCGATCCGTTTTATTTTTCGAGGATTTTCAAAAAAACCATGGGAATTACTCCCGGCGGATACCGTAAACAACCTAAGGGCTAGGCTCCTCCTCCTTTATCTGTCGCACTGTGAAAAAGAAACAATAACAATCCTCGTAACATTCTCAAACAAAGGGCAAAGAGTACAAAGTAAAGAGTCCGAACGGGTTTCCTTCACGCTACACTCTGTACCCTTTTCCCCACAAGGGTTCCTATTTTTTTTCAGAACGGTATTGCCATTTCTTGGCCATTGAGACAAGGTGCAACATAATTGGTACTTCGATCAAAACGCCCACTACAGTAGCCAAGGCCGCCCCTGAATTAAGACCGAACAAAGCGATGGCCACCGCCACGGCAAGTTCGAAGAAGTTACTGGCCCCAATCATGGCCGACGGCGCGGTGATTTTATAATTCAGCTTCAGACATTTCTTTCCTCCAAACCAAGTGATAAAGAAGATAAAGTACGTTTGTAGAGCCAGCGGAATGGCGATCAGAAGGATATTGAACGGGTTTTCGAGAATGGTTTTTCCCTGAAAAGCGAACAATAAGACCAAAGTAGACAACAACGCCACGATGGACACCGGCTTTAGCTTCGCCAAGAAGACCTCCTTAAACCAAGTTTCTCCTTTCGATTTAATCAACAAACGGTTGGTGATAAAACCGGCCACCAAAGGGATAACCACAAACACGACCACCGACGTGACCAAGGTATCATAAGGAATCTCAATATTGGTCACGCCCAACAGGAAGCCCACTATCGGCACGAAAGCTATCAGAAGAATCAGGTCATTTACCGCTACCTGCACCAGGGTGTAGTTGGCGTCGCCGTCTGAGAGGTAAGACCACACGAATACCATGGCCGTACATGGCGCGGCGCCCAAGAGGATGGCCCCGGCAATGTACTCCTGCGCCTGTTCCGGACTGAGCCAAGCGCTGTAAAGATTGTCAAAAAACAGCCAGGCGAAAAAGGCCATACTGAAGGGTTTGACCAGCCAATTGGCCACAAACGTCAGGGAAAGTCCCTTGAACTGTTGGCCCGCGTCTTTGATGGCCGAAAAGTCGATCTGCACCATCATAGGATAGATCATCAGCCAGATCAGAATAGCCACCGGAATATTGACTCCGTAAAGGCTCATCTCGCTCAGACCCTGTATCTGGTCATAAAGCTGGCTACCCAAGCCGATTCCCGCCACAATGCAGATTATCACCCACACAGTCAGATATCTTTCGAAGAACCCAATCTGTTTTTTCTCTTCCATTTCCTTATTCTTAATATATTCGAAGCTCAACCACTATTATATCGCAATATTACGATTAATAGTATTTCAATGCGACAGGTTTTCGAAAAAAAGTTACTCTCTCCAATCATTCCTATGTATTTGGGAGTAGAAAAATATTACAGAAATAACAATAGCACTGGTTACAAAGCAGGAAATCCCACCTTAACAACGACAACAACCTTGTCCAACATTATTACGCTGGACTTGGGGGAACCATCTCTCCGCCTTCCAACGGTGCCGAAGGCTTTGCAAAGCCCAAAATCTTTTGCAAATCAAAAATACTCTGCGCAAAACCCGGACATTCTCCGTCCACTATATTTTCTATAGTGCGCCAGTTTTCAAACATCATATCCATCTCGTGACCAAAAGTCATATAGCGCCATTTTTCAAGATAGTTGCGGATATTCGCCTGTTCGGAAATCTGCAATAGGCCTTCCGCCAAACCAAGACTATAAGGCCTAAGGTCAAGGACAAAAGGAGAGAAATACTTCTCGCAACCTACCGTAAAGCTTTTACAGAAGAGGTTGTCACCCACCTTGCCTTGCCGTAATTCCTTAATGAATCTGCTTACCAGTTTCGGATAATATTTTCTTACTATAGATTGGGCCAGAGCTAATTCTTGAGGGTGCTTAGCCGGTTCTTCCAAAGCTTCCTGAAATCCCTTATACGAACCCTTCTTGTCTTTTGGAATACTCGCCGTGGCCTCCGGATAATGCGTGCTGATAATGACCAACATATCAAAAAGGCAAACAGTCTGGTCTATCGCCGTCACTTTTGAGGATTGTGGCGAAGCGAACAGGTTTCCCGGATTCAAAACGGTCATGGCCCCATCACCGTTCCCCATCATAAGATTATAAGCCGCAAGCTCGCCGATAGCCCTTAGCCACGCGGGATTTTTATTGAGTAACAATGACATCAGGCCCGTACTTTCAATAAACTGCTGATGTATCGTGGTGCCGGGCACCCTCTCGCAAAGCATTCCCGTTACGGCTTGCGGATCGGCCAGGTTGTCGCTTACGGCCTGAACAAAAGCCTCGAACACGGGCTCCAACGTTGGCTGGGCTTTCAAGTCATAATACACCTGCGCCAAGTCGCCGTTGAGTGGGTGAAGGGCCTGACTACCCGGCGCCGTAACGTTACGCCCCAGCAATCTCACCAAATTATTGGCCAAGATTTCCTTCTCTATCCTTCCTACCCGAACTGCTCCTTTCTTTGAAAACTTGACTACGGCGTCGTGACCAGCGTTTCCGGTTAGCGTAAAAAGATTACTGCTCCGCCCAAATATGTTGGGGAATCCCATTTTCTGAAGTTGGGAGAATTTGAATTCGGGTTTCCCGAAAAAAACTTTGGCGAAGGCCTGAAGCCTTGGGTCCGACATAAACTCAACGGGAGGCTGCAACCCGAACCGTGCCTCGGGTACACCATAAGCCCCACGCAATCCGGATTCGGGGATATCCGAGGTTTCTAGGCCCAGGGAACTAAAACTGCTCACCATTTCCCTAACGTTCGGAGCCGCCTCACTTTCCTCCTGTTCATCCATATCAATATCGACATAGGTGTCATCATCCCGAAAAAGGAACCTTTGCTGAGCCCGATGAGGCATTCCCGCCTCGTCGCGCAATTTGGCGTCCAGTTCCGAAGTCAACACCTGCGTATACCTTTCCGACTGCTTTAGGTTACGGCTCATAAAGCGCCGTATCAGTTCTGCGAAAAGGTGGTATGGCGGATACGTCGCCAGTTTATCGTCACGTCTTGAAGCCCCTTCCGTAAAAGGACACCAAAAACGCGAAGCGCTCATATTTTTCGGAAAACACCAATGCCCTCCGGCGCCTCTCGAAGGTTTTTTGCTCTCCGGATGACACTCCGGAGCCCGCGAGTCGGGTTCCGCATCGAAGGGGAACAGCCAAAGTTTCAGGTGTAGCTGTTTGGTTACATGATGCCGGTAATCTTCCATCAGTGCCCAGCCCGTAGGCAAACGCATGAGCTGATAAGCCATGGCATTGACCAGCCCCCTGAAATCCTTTTCGTTTTTCTCACGAGTATTGGTGATATAGATCAGATGACCGCTAAACAGCTCATTGCGCAAAGCTATATGGTCCTCTTCCTTTTTCCCTTTATGAAACAACCTTTCCGGCGGTTTGGGCAAGCAAGTAGCTCCCAACCCCTCTTGGTGCATCTTCGTGAAAATCTTAACCCTCTCAGTGTGCGTCTCGGACAGCAGAATGCTAAAGGCGTCCGTAAATGCCTCGCCATAAAACGTTTTCTTCGCAACATAGCCCAATCCCGTCCATCGGTGCGCCAGATCCTCTATTTGATCCAAACACATAATCCTATCCACAAAATTCAGCCTCAACAACTCTTTCCGCTGTTTCTTGCCAAGCTTAGCGTAATCCTTCACATCCTCTTCCAAAACTGTATAAGCCCGCAACTGGTCATACACATGCGCAACCAATTCCTCCTCAAAAGCGTCCCTAGGAGCGCTACTGCCGTTGTTCAGTCCCGAAAAATTAGCCAAACTACGTCGCATAAGCTGTACCGGCGACTCCCACCGTCTCTCCATTCCCAAAGGCGGAGACAAAGCCTTTCCATTGCCCCGCCCGCCATTGGAGGGGGAAGCCTGAGCCAAAAGGCGCGATGTTTTGTCAAAAACAGGACTCAACGGCGACGGACTAAGTTTTACAGTTCGTTTGCACTACGCTATAGCTGAGCAAGCATGCGACCAAATCGGGTATTTCCTCCGGAACATATTATTTCCCCACATTGGGTATTAACAGATTAGGGTTCTTTCCGCAATAAAATGAAACAGGGTTTTTAGTATTGACACCCATTGCCTCTCCATCATCACCGTACAGATTGGAATGATAATCGTATTGTTATTACGTCGCTTATCCAAAAGCGCGGGATATGTTTTCCAGAAGAACCAGCAAACATAAGGAACAACCTCAGGCAGACCTTCCCGGCCGTAGCGCGTCAAAACTTCCGCCCGTTCCCGAAAGCCTTTTATCAGAAGAAGAATTCCTGACAAGATCCCAAGAATACGAACGGGATAGCCAAGGGAAAATAACCCCGAAACCTCACGCCCAAGACCTTTTGGACATCTCGGCAGCACTCGGTCAATATCATGACACAGTACGACATCAAGGTTCGCTATGGGCTGGCGAAAGGGACGAAAAGGCCATTCTTACCCGATTGCGGGACCGTTGGAAAGCGTTGGACAACGTGGAGAAAACCGTTTTCGCTTGGGCGCGCTCCCATCCTATTCCGGCAAGGAGACTCGGCTTTTTCCCCCACCTTTCGTTGATGGAGAAGCTACTTGGTACCATAAACCGCTTTAGAGCCGAAATCGCCGACGGTATGGAGCGTTTGGGAATATCGCCATACACGGAACTCTCGGAACGGGATCTTCTCAGTAAACAATATAATCAGGCGTGGAAAGGGCAACTGGAAGGAAAATTTCTTAAGGGGAATTGGAGAAAGGAAGACGGACAAAACATGCGTTCCCTTCTAAACGCTACGGTTCTGCGCCTTCTATGGCATTCGGACAGGTCCGCCTGCTTAGCGTCTGGATGCTATAAAGCTTTGGCCAACACCGACAGGCCAGTATTATATTTACACGACTACGGTAAAGGGCATCCGAATGTCGCCAGTCCGGCGGAATATGTGAAAACAGAGGGAGGAATATACGATAGCGCCCGCTTACGAAGCGCGTCTTTTGGCGCGGATATATTGGAAAGCCGAACATACGTGACCGTCGATTATGAAAGGGGACGCTCTCCCCAAAAGAGACAAGATCTCCTGGGCTTTTATCCTCCGTCCATACATTTAGCCTATTTGTTGGACATGGCACAACAAAGGACAATGTTAAGACAAGGGTTCGGCTTTGGAAAAGGAACCCAATTCGCCACCTCTTTGGGAGTCGCGCATCCTATTACAGGACGTTTTTTTGTCAGCTCGCCTGACGAATACGTCTGGCTTGAGTCCGAAGAAGACGCCGTAGTGGGAAACTTGGACACCTTCAAAGCTCTGGAGGGAGGACCCTCCTCCGTCGGGGAAACGGAAATAGCGGAGTCTGCCCGGAGCAAAACTGTCGCACACGATACCCATTGGAGAAAAAGATTCGTAAACAGGGTAGCCAAACCGCCCGAAATACCTCCCGTCATAAAAAACGAAAAGCTCGACAGTCTTTTACAGAAGGTCCAATCTTACGATACCGTTACATCGGGAACACAAGCCAGCGTTTTTAAGCTAAACCCTGGTTTATGGAGCGGTACCACCCTGTATTTGAAGATATTGAGGGAAGGCTCCTTTTCATCTGTAGCCGCCAAGGAACATTTCGCCGCCGATTTTCTCTTAATGCTCGACAGTCCTCGAGTCCGTTCGCAAGTTTCAGAATTGGTACGGCGTAACAGCCCCGAATTCTTGACATTGCTCGCCTTCGCCGACGAACAGCAGAACAAAACCTTGGCGAGGAGCCTACGGACCTTTTTGGCCACTGATATGGAGCATCTTATCGTTTTTCGGCCAGCTATAGGCATGTCTCTGTCCCAAGTCAGCCCTGAAGAGACATTAGTCATTGGCGTACTTACCGATCCCGATTTTTTCAGGGCCATAGGCGAGCTGGCTTTCTACGACCTGCTGATGGGAAACGCCGACCGTGTATTTTATGGCGTTCACAAAACCAACCTGTTCGTCGAGCAGGATTTCGGACAACTGTCTATCAGCCCTATCGACCATGCTTTGGATTTTTCCTGGATGTATTCTTTTGTCCGGGATTTGGACCCTCAAAGCAAACAATATCCGACGTTAAGCAGCCTGGATCTCCGTTCTATGGTAAACGAACCGTGGAAACACAGCGCCAAACTAAAAGAGGTGTTTGCCCAAACGAAGGAAGGTCTAAGCCGTATTTTGGAATCGGAGATTATGGGATGGCAATCCCCAAATGGTCCTTTGGGCAAGATCACCGAAACGTTCGAAGAAAGGCATAATTCCAGCGACTATACCTTTTCCCCTAGAGTCAAGACCGAACAGTTACGGTGGTTCAAAGAGGGGTTTATGGTAGGCGCCGTCCATCTTTACGAAAAAAGACACGTTATCGACTCTTTGCGGGCAAGAACGGACCCAAGTTTTCAGGTGGACGCCGACTTATTCTTTCACCAATGCGAAAAGGCTATAGAGCTGGTAGGCATACGCTATCAAGAACTTAAGAAAATATTGCCAGAATCATGACACTGAGAACGAAATTGATCAGCGTTCCAGCTTTAACAAAGGCCGAACACCATCGGTTATCTTACAGCATATAATCTTCCACTGTGTTCGCTCCCCGCACCAAAGACCATACAAACCAAACCGCATTCGCCAACTCTCCCCAAAAGAGAACAAGCGCCAGTTTATCCAAAATGCCTCCCGAGCCTTCTGAAAGAGCGTCAACACCCCAGTCAGTTTTACAAGCCGTTTTCAAGCCTGTCAGGTTAGCCAAAAGAAGTCACGGCTACAGGTTGGACGGCAAACGCTTCACACCGGACTTGAACAAAAAGTTTGACGCCCAACAGATGTTTATCGTCGATGACGAACAGGTAGTCCGGCAAACAACCAACGATATCGAAAAAACATGGTACCCGACTTACGACGATTACTTTTGGGGCGACATCTGGCTAGACGGCGATATTCTGGAATGGCCCGATCCCGACCCCTCCTTTACGGATATGATAAGACTTTTTGATGATTGCTACAGCCGTCGAATAGCAAGCCATCCGCAATACGTATGGAACCGTACCGCCGAGAAAACATTGTATTCTTATTATGTACACAACAGAAAGGAGAAACCGTCATGTAGTCCCGAAGGAATAAGGGAACTCACGCATTCCATACTCGATATCCTAATAGACAGGCCTCCAAACGCCAAGGTTATCATGAAAGCCAGTGGGTGGAAAACTATGGAATACTATCCCAAAGACTTGCAACGTGTCAAACGCCACCACGGACACCACGAATATTTTATGACTTTGCTTCCCTGCACACCAAACGAAGGGGAACAAGCTACCCCGACTGTCAAAGGCCAACATCTGCCTCACAAACGCAACATATACCTCAACGTTACCGCTCCACGGCTTGCGGAAGTGGTCCGTCTCTTGACAGGACTACTCGACAATCCGGAGATTCTGGGAAAAATCTATGTCCGCGAACTCGTAATCGCACCTTTGAAAAACATTAGCAGCAGAACCGATACCATCACCGTAAAAGTGGGATCCGAAGAGGGCTTTATAGCGGTCAAAGCCTATCTGCAGGCGTGTTTAGGAGGTAAACAAGGGACCTTCGTTGATGACCGCTTGCCTATGACAGACCCGATATGTCCGGGAATGAGCTGGGG
This Fulvitalea axinellae DNA region includes the following protein-coding sequences:
- a CDS encoding AraC family transcriptional regulator gives rise to the protein MMKREGFEGQRAIILPDSVIEELQDNPLTRSIYLTDIGYYPRAKFHYRIREKGCGQYILIHCVHGEGWFSVNGVRSQISSGQYFIVPRGEAHAYGASEHRPWTIYWVHFTGDLAHHFGQRSGRVLPAPPVATMGTDERLRLFEEVFRNLEMGYSLDNLNYANICLQHFLASYRYSSQFQKAQADNGENMTDKVIRHMKEVLPESVSLDDLAHLSGLSSSHFSLVFRKKTGRSPMDYLANLRIQKACQLLDHTDKKIKEIAMAVGYPDPFYFSRIFKKTMGITPGGYRKQPKG
- the arsB gene encoding ACR3 family arsenite efflux transporter, which gives rise to MEEKKQIGFFERYLTVWVIICIVAGIGLGSQLYDQIQGLSEMSLYGVNIPVAILIWLMIYPMMVQIDFSAIKDAGQQFKGLSLTFVANWLVKPFSMAFFAWLFFDNLYSAWLSPEQAQEYIAGAILLGAAPCTAMVFVWSYLSDGDANYTLVQVAVNDLILLIAFVPIVGFLLGVTNIEIPYDTLVTSVVVFVVIPLVAGFITNRLLIKSKGETWFKEVFLAKLKPVSIVALLSTLVLLFAFQGKTILENPFNILLIAIPLALQTYFIFFITWFGGKKCLKLNYKITAPSAMIGASNFFELAVAVAIALFGLNSGAALATVVGVLIEVPIMLHLVSMAKKWQYRSEKK